The Petrotoga sibirica DSM 13575 genome contains a region encoding:
- the cls gene encoding cardiolipin synthase, with protein MAFAIIFKFGFWTFFVLIYAFVATTVVILERKRPEKTISWLLIFAVIPLIGFVIYLFFGRNWKRRKLTSDIYLDSKPTLSEKEKEWLTKVLGENDIQYLQLINLLKRNSKSPLFLGNDIEIFKNGKEKFASFFKEIENAKESIHLEYYIVKDDETGKKLKDLLIKKAKEGVEIKFIMDKIGSGRLKKSYIKQLENAGVEIAFYSYFLSPLLKFVNTQVNYRNHRKIAIIDSEIGFIGGINIGNEYIGKSSLGYWRDLHLKVRGEAVNGLQKIFFEDYQTIVKAERKKEKIDPGKYFKKQERKGDSLIQIAVSGPESENSSIMQMIHKMINIAKDHIYIATPYFIPDDSILSALKIAALSGIKVKILFPGKMDHFLVYFASRTYLEEIIKYGVEVYFYKKDRFIHSKFVSIDGLISTVGTANIDIRSFELNYEANFLIYDREKTQQIEDIFLEDLKISSHISQDYFNNQPFPIKFTEAFCRIFSNLL; from the coding sequence ATGGCTTTTGCTATAATTTTCAAATTTGGATTTTGGACTTTTTTTGTATTAATATATGCATTTGTTGCTACAACTGTTGTCATTTTAGAAAGAAAAAGACCAGAAAAAACCATAAGTTGGCTTTTAATATTTGCCGTAATCCCACTTATAGGATTTGTAATCTATCTTTTTTTTGGAAGGAACTGGAAAAGAAGAAAACTTACCAGTGATATTTACTTGGATTCAAAACCTACTTTATCTGAAAAAGAAAAAGAATGGTTAACGAAGGTACTTGGGGAAAATGATATTCAATACTTACAACTAATTAATCTTTTAAAAAGAAATTCTAAGTCGCCTTTATTTTTGGGAAACGACATAGAAATTTTTAAAAATGGGAAAGAAAAATTTGCTTCTTTCTTTAAAGAAATTGAAAACGCAAAAGAATCTATTCATTTGGAGTACTATATTGTAAAAGATGACGAAACAGGCAAAAAGCTCAAAGATCTTTTGATAAAAAAGGCTAAAGAAGGAGTAGAAATTAAATTTATCATGGATAAAATAGGTTCAGGGCGCCTAAAGAAAAGCTATATAAAGCAATTAGAAAATGCAGGAGTTGAAATTGCTTTTTATAGCTATTTTTTATCCCCTTTACTTAAATTTGTGAATACCCAAGTAAATTATAGAAATCACAGAAAAATAGCGATAATTGACTCTGAAATTGGCTTCATCGGAGGGATAAACATTGGAAATGAATACATTGGTAAAAGTAGTTTGGGATATTGGAGAGACCTCCACTTAAAAGTTAGAGGAGAGGCTGTAAACGGACTTCAAAAAATTTTTTTTGAAGACTATCAAACAATTGTAAAGGCAGAGAGGAAAAAAGAAAAAATAGATCCTGGTAAATATTTTAAAAAGCAGGAGAGAAAAGGGGACTCCTTAATACAAATAGCGGTGAGTGGCCCAGAATCAGAAAATTCATCGATAATGCAAATGATCCACAAGATGATTAATATTGCTAAAGACCATATATACATAGCTACACCGTACTTCATCCCAGATGATAGCATTCTTTCAGCTTTGAAAATTGCTGCCCTTTCTGGTATTAAAGTAAAAATCTTATTTCCAGGAAAGATGGATCATTTTTTAGTATATTTTGCTTCAAGAACATATTTGGAAGAAATTATAAAATATGGCGTTGAAGTATATTTTTACAAAAAAGATCGATTCATACACTCTAAATTCGTATCCATAGATGGTTTAATATCAACCGTTGGAACAGCAAATATAGATATTCGAAGCTTTGAACTAAATTATGAGGCAAATTTCTTAATATACGATAGGGAAAAAACTCAACAAATAGAAGATATTTTTCTTGAGGATTTAAAAATTAGTTCTCACATTTCTCAAGATTACTTTAATAATCAGCCTTTCCCTATCAAATTCACAGAAGCATTCTGTAGGATTTTCTCCAATCTTTTGTAA
- a CDS encoding ABC transporter substrate-binding protein produces MKKVLTTLFIVFLFTFTFGVKIGITQIVEHPALNKIYQGVIDYLEESGVDFEYEHQSAQGSFQNAITIANKFKTDVDIIVAIATPSAQAAATEIKDKPVVFSAVTDPISAGLIPKFGKNPGNVVGVSDMVPVETHVNLMRTIFPDAKNLAILYNTGEANSVFLADQTKKFAPQLGFNVIEITGTNANELVTSLNAQANRIDVAYLYTDNLVASSAEILGQVFEKNKIPVVAGDIDIARKTSVLGFGFDYYQVGIETGKIVLDLINGIKPNEIESRIVGADALTFYINLDRAQTLDVNIPQQFLDIADEIEGIL; encoded by the coding sequence ATGAAAAAAGTGTTAACAACTTTGTTTATTGTTTTTCTATTTACATTTACTTTTGGTGTAAAGATTGGTATCACACAAATTGTGGAACACCCTGCTTTAAACAAAATTTATCAGGGAGTAATTGATTATCTTGAAGAGTCAGGTGTAGACTTTGAATATGAGCATCAAAGCGCACAAGGTAGCTTTCAAAATGCAATAACTATAGCTAACAAGTTCAAAACTGATGTAGATATAATAGTTGCAATAGCTACCCCTTCCGCTCAAGCAGCCGCAACCGAAATAAAAGATAAGCCAGTGGTATTCAGCGCGGTTACGGATCCAATCAGTGCGGGTTTGATACCCAAATTTGGTAAAAATCCAGGAAATGTTGTTGGAGTAAGCGATATGGTCCCTGTTGAAACTCATGTAAACCTCATGAGAACAATATTTCCTGATGCCAAAAACTTAGCGATCCTTTACAATACTGGCGAGGCTAACTCGGTTTTTTTAGCAGATCAAACTAAGAAATTTGCTCCCCAATTGGGATTCAATGTAATTGAAATCACAGGGACGAACGCTAACGAACTTGTAACTTCCCTAAACGCTCAAGCGAACAGGATCGATGTTGCCTATCTATACACAGATAATTTGGTTGCTTCATCAGCTGAAATCTTAGGCCAAGTATTTGAAAAAAACAAGATCCCGGTAGTTGCAGGAGACATTGATATAGCAAGAAAAACATCCGTTTTAGGTTTTGGCTTTGACTATTATCAAGTAGGAATAGAAACAGGGAAAATTGTCCTCGATCTCATAAACGGCATAAAACCTAACGAAATTGAGTCTCGGATAGTAGGAGCAGACGCTCTAACGTTTTATATAAATTTGGATAGAGCCCAAACTCTAGATGTAAATATACCTCAACAATTTTTAGACATTGCAGATGAAATAGAAGGAATACTATGA
- a CDS encoding ABC transporter permease — MDLVGILEQGLIASLVAMGVFISFRVIDLPDLTPDGSYVLGGAVTVAFMYAGLPWIICMLLGGLMAGFFGIITALIHNKLKVNSLLASILVMTMLYSINIRVMNGPNVSVPKEITAQQEAQYTEKTKLDDILGMSSLKENQSNLQINETKKTLSPFRENSGYNSTILIGSVVFVSALLTIIFLRTELGIALRGYGGNKAGIKNLGMNPEIMSIIGLLLGNFFAGLSGSLFSMYGGFSDVNMGQGIVVISLAAVILGEIIFGKLNLFYNMLCPIIGAVIYQFLLALAMRYGYIIGFQSSDMKLITALFIILVIGLRRVEFKKWLSLKTSE; from the coding sequence ATGGATTTAGTGGGTATATTAGAACAAGGATTAATAGCCTCCCTAGTTGCCATGGGCGTGTTTATAAGTTTCAGAGTCATCGACCTTCCGGATTTAACGCCGGATGGATCGTATGTGTTGGGAGGGGCCGTAACCGTTGCGTTTATGTACGCGGGTCTGCCTTGGATAATATGTATGCTTCTTGGTGGTTTAATGGCAGGTTTTTTCGGGATAATAACCGCTCTGATACATAACAAATTAAAAGTCAATTCCTTGTTAGCCAGCATATTGGTTATGACAATGCTCTATTCGATAAACATTAGGGTCATGAATGGACCGAACGTTTCCGTTCCAAAAGAAATAACAGCCCAGCAAGAAGCACAATACACCGAAAAAACGAAGTTAGATGACATTTTAGGCATGAGTAGCTTAAAGGAAAATCAAAGTAATTTACAAATAAACGAAACCAAAAAAACCTTATCTCCATTCAGAGAAAACTCTGGATATAACTCTACCATCTTAATAGGATCGGTGGTATTTGTATCTGCTCTTTTAACAATAATCTTTTTGAGAACGGAGTTAGGAATTGCGCTCAGGGGGTACGGAGGTAACAAGGCAGGAATCAAAAACCTTGGTATGAACCCTGAAATTATGAGTATAATCGGATTACTTTTGGGAAATTTCTTTGCGGGGCTGTCAGGATCCTTGTTCTCAATGTACGGTGGATTTTCAGATGTGAATATGGGTCAAGGCATTGTTGTAATTTCTTTAGCAGCGGTTATTTTGGGGGAGATCATATTTGGTAAGCTAAATCTGTTCTATAACATGCTATGCCCCATCATTGGAGCTGTTATCTATCAATTTTTACTGGCATTAGCCATGAGATATGGTTACATAATCGGCTTCCAATCAAGCGATATGAAACTAATAACTGCGTTGTTCATAATATTAGTAATAGGATTAAGGAGGGTAGAATTTAAAAAATGGTTGAGCTTAAAAACATCAGAGTAG
- a CDS encoding ABC transporter ATP-binding protein: MVELKNIRVVYNKNQINEKKALDKFELSIKKGEFVTIIGPNGAGKTTLLKVLTGEVVLDQGSFTLNNTSIKRTKPYKLFRNVGIVYQEPDRGVFPELTLEENLILGSKKGNRFFSFGKYEGLELLKSLNMGLENRLKTKVKEFSGGQKQALAMVLASITKPDLLLLDEHTAALDPKNVEKVMELTMKINKELGLTIIMVTHNMKIVEKYSSRIVEIKDGKVTKDFVYEKTHNTEELKKVTAN; the protein is encoded by the coding sequence ATGGTTGAGCTTAAAAACATCAGAGTAGTATACAACAAAAATCAGATTAATGAAAAAAAGGCTTTAGACAAATTTGAATTAAGTATTAAAAAGGGAGAATTTGTAACTATCATAGGTCCCAACGGTGCTGGGAAAACAACGCTTCTTAAAGTCTTAACAGGAGAAGTAGTGTTGGATCAAGGGAGCTTTACATTAAATAACACAAGCATAAAAAGAACAAAACCCTACAAGCTCTTTCGAAATGTTGGCATAGTGTATCAAGAACCTGATAGAGGTGTATTTCCTGAGCTAACCCTCGAAGAAAATTTGATCTTGGGATCCAAAAAAGGAAATAGATTCTTTTCATTTGGAAAATACGAAGGATTAGAATTGTTGAAATCTTTAAACATGGGCTTAGAAAACAGACTTAAAACAAAAGTCAAAGAATTTTCCGGAGGGCAAAAACAGGCCCTCGCCATGGTTCTTGCTTCTATAACAAAGCCTGATCTTCTGCTATTAGACGAACATACCGCGGCTCTTGATCCCAAAAATGTTGAAAAGGTGATGGAACTAACTATGAAGATAAATAAAGAGTTGGGATTAACCATTATAATGGTCACACACAACATGAAAATAGTAGAAAAATATTCAAGTAGAATAGTGGAAATCAAAGATGGAAAGGTTACAAAAGATTTTGTCTACGAAAAAACACATAACACAGAAGAACTAAAAAAAGTAACAGCTAATTGA
- a CDS encoding UvrD-helicase domain-containing protein: MSVKKVDVYKEIDDPNRNFFISASAGTGKTYILTQYFIKVLEKNFPNAEIVENILTVTFTNKAASEMKNRIMEEVSNKLDEKPPYGTSKVEWYQYWNEVKINLSRSWVKTIDSFCSRIIRENNISMGVDPNFSIISDFQRDREVERSVYSALRVALEIYQDKEIDWLNFLSIKRKEKIEKYIETLNREKTKFKESFKKILSERGLDEFEKIIQDVVSNWRIEMSRVLLTNDLELADKELSELYKNFLWLVKIISLIASEFYLGLTTDNFLYDFKAVLEKVVEEFENNPDLLKKYQNKFKYIIVDEFQDTNYLQKEIFDKLHTTDNYFFYVGDRKQSIYRFRGADVSVFSRSLTEAQNSDEEILLGKLTKNRRSHQQIINFANHLSEVSLFKRENLQMEDIDPKLLENLSFQEEDISEPEIPPQETETIPTLSEDDTKRVKYILIEPTDENGLNNQENRLAIEIETLAKVIKKLLGQEMDFKVRKNNKVYYERRKIEPKDIAVLSKELKNTEKILRTTFFKYNIPFYIFGSKSFYNRPEIQAIFAALNSIQNPFNDYQFVRYMMSLLVGMSFQDLSKLVEKRQGSFFETFENMQSEFPDDVVESYKVLKKYKDLKYYLTPSSILKGIINNNNYFSKLVLTNDPEVSISNIKKLINQAEEYNNMANSFSELVRFLKNASNISEEEASIEDETSNSVKVMTIHKSKGLEFPIVLMIGLHNSISGTKNGSYAEFSIPDAAGNRYYLLKNVFKESVENSDHWLLKWFKNNEFLDKTEANRLVYVGITRAKDLLIPLLVSNEKADTLNNFFLTVKNSNTIDIIHSDNIQQPKENAPEPLNKDEENTLFKDIPHQNLKDLTNLSYKKYIAPTYIINEIKTNELDLIEDLNETILSPSTYFDPKNIFSDQELIFRGSFLHSKLRSAQNISHIKNMVKNGELPQGFDELDIVKRAFSPSENKVIKNEWRLMKKLNIGKKEYMLFGIPDKVIIEKGDIEILDYKYSDLKDPKKIKDYEFQILFYLYLLSDFGNPKRGHIISIKTLQDPITLEYDPQFEERLISQLSKEEVTNEF; the protein is encoded by the coding sequence ATGAGTGTAAAAAAAGTAGATGTTTACAAAGAGATAGATGATCCAAATAGGAATTTTTTTATCTCAGCATCGGCGGGAACGGGCAAAACTTATATTCTTACACAATATTTTATCAAAGTGTTAGAAAAGAATTTTCCAAATGCCGAGATAGTTGAAAACATTCTTACAGTGACCTTCACAAACAAAGCCGCCTCTGAAATGAAAAATAGAATTATGGAAGAAGTTTCCAACAAATTGGATGAAAAACCCCCTTATGGCACCAGCAAAGTAGAATGGTACCAATATTGGAACGAAGTAAAAATTAATTTATCCCGCTCATGGGTCAAAACTATAGACAGTTTTTGCTCAAGAATAATAAGAGAAAACAACATTTCCATGGGGGTAGACCCAAATTTCAGTATAATAAGCGACTTTCAAAGAGATCGAGAAGTTGAAAGATCGGTTTATTCAGCTTTAAGAGTTGCCTTAGAAATATATCAAGATAAAGAAATAGATTGGCTCAATTTCTTGTCCATAAAAAGAAAGGAAAAAATAGAAAAGTATATTGAAACTTTGAATAGAGAAAAAACAAAATTTAAAGAATCCTTTAAAAAAATACTTTCTGAAAGAGGCTTGGACGAGTTTGAAAAGATAATTCAAGATGTTGTTTCCAACTGGCGCATTGAAATGTCAAGAGTCTTATTAACTAACGATTTAGAATTAGCAGATAAAGAACTCTCTGAGCTTTACAAAAACTTTTTATGGCTTGTAAAAATTATTTCTCTTATCGCTAGTGAATTCTATCTGGGATTAACCACCGATAATTTTTTATACGATTTCAAAGCGGTTTTAGAAAAAGTTGTAGAAGAATTCGAAAATAACCCCGATCTTCTTAAAAAGTATCAAAATAAATTTAAATATATCATAGTTGATGAATTTCAAGATACTAATTATCTTCAAAAAGAAATCTTTGACAAACTCCATACCACAGATAATTATTTTTTTTATGTTGGAGATAGAAAACAATCCATCTACCGTTTCAGAGGAGCGGATGTTTCTGTATTTTCACGTTCTTTAACAGAAGCTCAAAATTCTGATGAAGAGATTCTTTTAGGAAAATTAACTAAAAATAGAAGATCCCATCAACAAATCATAAATTTTGCAAATCATCTTTCTGAAGTTTCTTTATTTAAAAGAGAAAATTTACAGATGGAAGACATCGATCCCAAACTTTTAGAAAATCTCTCCTTCCAAGAAGAAGATATATCAGAACCCGAAATCCCTCCCCAAGAGACCGAAACGATCCCTACTTTGAGTGAAGATGATACTAAAAGAGTTAAATACATATTAATTGAACCCACTGATGAAAATGGATTAAACAACCAAGAAAATCGTCTTGCCATTGAAATAGAGACGTTGGCAAAAGTTATAAAAAAGTTGTTAGGACAAGAAATGGATTTCAAAGTAAGAAAAAATAATAAAGTATATTATGAAAGAAGAAAAATAGAACCAAAAGATATCGCTGTCCTTTCAAAAGAATTAAAAAATACAGAGAAAATACTTAGAACCACCTTTTTTAAATATAATATACCCTTTTATATATTCGGCAGCAAATCTTTTTACAATAGACCAGAAATTCAAGCTATTTTCGCTGCCCTTAACTCAATTCAAAATCCTTTTAACGACTACCAGTTTGTCAGATACATGATGTCACTTTTAGTAGGCATGAGCTTTCAAGATCTTTCCAAATTGGTAGAAAAAAGGCAAGGAAGTTTTTTTGAAACGTTTGAAAATATGCAAAGCGAATTCCCTGATGATGTAGTGGAAAGTTATAAAGTGCTTAAAAAGTACAAGGATCTCAAATATTATTTAACTCCTTCTTCCATACTGAAAGGTATAATAAACAACAACAATTACTTCTCTAAACTCGTTTTAACAAACGATCCTGAAGTTTCAATATCCAATATAAAAAAACTTATAAATCAAGCCGAAGAATACAACAATATGGCAAATTCTTTTTCTGAATTGGTCAGATTTTTGAAAAATGCCTCTAATATCTCAGAAGAAGAGGCTTCTATAGAAGATGAAACCTCTAACAGTGTGAAAGTAATGACCATCCATAAATCTAAAGGTTTGGAATTTCCTATTGTATTAATGATCGGTTTACACAACTCTATTTCTGGGACAAAAAATGGTTCCTATGCGGAATTTTCGATCCCTGATGCGGCGGGAAACAGATATTACCTCTTGAAGAATGTATTTAAAGAGAGCGTAGAAAACAGTGATCATTGGCTACTCAAATGGTTTAAAAACAACGAGTTTTTAGATAAAACGGAAGCCAACAGATTAGTATATGTAGGAATAACAAGAGCAAAAGACTTGCTGATACCCCTCCTAGTGTCAAATGAGAAAGCCGATACATTAAATAATTTCTTCCTAACAGTAAAAAATTCAAATACCATAGATATAATTCATTCAGATAATATTCAACAACCAAAAGAAAACGCTCCCGAACCTCTAAACAAAGATGAAGAAAATACTTTGTTTAAAGATATACCTCACCAAAATCTTAAAGACTTAACCAATCTCTCGTATAAAAAGTACATAGCCCCAACTTACATAATCAATGAAATAAAAACTAACGAATTAGATTTAATAGAAGATCTCAATGAAACCATTCTATCTCCTTCAACTTATTTTGATCCAAAAAACATTTTTTCAGATCAAGAGCTTATTTTTAGAGGATCCTTTTTACACTCTAAACTAAGAAGTGCTCAAAATATAAGTCACATAAAAAATATGGTAAAAAACGGAGAGTTACCACAAGGTTTTGATGAATTAGATATAGTAAAAAGAGCCTTCTCACCCTCTGAGAATAAAGTAATAAAAAATGAATGGAGACTCATGAAAAAATTGAATATAGGAAAAAAAGAATATATGTTATTTGGGATTCCTGATAAAGTTATAATAGAAAAAGGTGATATTGAGATTTTGGATTACAAATATTCAGACTTGAAAGATCCAAAAAAAATTAAAGATTACGAATTTCAAATACTTTTCTACCTTTACCTATTATCCGATTTTGGGAATCCAAAAAGAGGTCACATAATAAGTATCAAAACATTACAAGATCCCATAACTCTTGAATACGACCCACAGTTTGAAGAGCGATTGATCTCACAACTTTCGAAAGAGGAAGTTACAAATGAATTTTGA